One Anolis carolinensis isolate JA03-04 chromosome 4, rAnoCar3.1.pri, whole genome shotgun sequence DNA window includes the following coding sequences:
- the LOC100555281 gene encoding transmembrane protein 14C, with protein MSVDWLGYGYAALVASGGIVGYAKAGSVPSLAAGLLFGGLAGLGAYQQSQDPKNVLLSLIASGTLTGVMGMRFYNSRKFMPAGLIAGASLLMVGKLGLQMMEKPLQP; from the exons ATGAGTGTGGACTGGCTTGGCTATGGCTATGCAGCACTGGTTGCTTCAGGCGGAATAGTTGGCTATGCAAAAGCAG GTAGCGTTCCTTCTCTAGCTGCTGGTCTCCTCTTTGGTGGTTTAGCAGGACTGGGTGCGTATCAGCAGTCTCAAGATCCAAAGAATGTTTTGCTTTCTCTGA TTGCATCAGGAACCCTGACAGGTGTGATGGGAATGAGATTCTATAACTCCAGGAAATTCATGCCTGCAGGACTGATTGCTGGTGCCAG TTTACTAATGGTGGGGAAGCTGGGACTACAGATGATGGAGAAACCCCTTCAGCCGTAA